The proteins below come from a single Deinococcus humi genomic window:
- a CDS encoding sugar phosphate isomerase/epimerase family protein produces the protein MTQPVSVGLQLYTLREQLAQDFLGTLDAVAASGITEVELAGEYGGMDGPSLRAALGERGLRATAAHIGGDAWTGNTEEQIAFLQGAQVTRAVYPWFKGEGAQWTALADQLEGLAQRLAAEGISLSYHNHDHELSGSVDGQTILDLLLERAPSLGLELDTAWVYAGGKDPVDYLRRYADRTPLVHLKDLRREAGGWRTVELGAGEVPLTAILNAVPAGASVFYEQDQANGLDSLRTSLTYLATLS, from the coding sequence ATGACCCAGCCTGTTTCCGTCGGCCTGCAACTGTATACCCTGCGCGAGCAACTGGCCCAGGATTTTCTCGGAACCTTGGACGCAGTGGCGGCCAGCGGGATCACCGAAGTCGAGCTGGCCGGCGAATACGGCGGTATGGACGGCCCCAGCCTGCGCGCGGCCCTGGGCGAACGAGGGCTGCGGGCCACCGCAGCCCACATCGGCGGGGACGCGTGGACCGGCAACACTGAAGAGCAGATCGCCTTCCTGCAAGGTGCCCAAGTGACGCGCGCGGTGTATCCCTGGTTCAAGGGCGAGGGGGCGCAGTGGACGGCGCTGGCCGATCAGCTTGAGGGGCTGGCGCAGAGGCTGGCCGCCGAGGGAATCAGCCTCAGCTACCACAACCATGACCATGAGCTGAGCGGCAGCGTGGACGGCCAGACCATCCTCGACCTGCTGCTGGAGCGCGCCCCCAGCCTGGGCCTGGAACTGGACACCGCCTGGGTCTATGCGGGCGGGAAAGATCCGGTCGACTATCTACGCCGTTACGCGGACCGTACGCCGCTGGTCCACCTGAAGGACCTGCGCCGGGAGGCTGGAGGCTGGCGAACCGTGGAACTGGGCGCGGGCGAGGTGCCGCTCACGGCCATCCTGAACGCCGTTCCAGCTGGCGCGTCGGTGTTCTACGAGCAGGATCAGGCCAACGGCCTGGACAGTCTCCGGACCAGCCTGACCTATCTGGCCACGCTGAGTTAA
- a CDS encoding acyl-CoA dehydrogenase family protein: MIDEFAVHELLTPDERLVRESVRAYCDAELLPQIAAWWDEGNLPVRDVMRGFGGMGLLGPTTPEEYGGAGVTYSAYGAMMYELERVDSGLRSAASVQGSLVMYPILTFGSDEQKRRWLPGLASGELIGCFGLTEPDGGSDPGAMRTRARKDGDEYVLNGNKMWITNSPEADVAVVWAKDEEGVIRGFIVPTDSPGFKAPAIKRKMSLRASVTGEIVLEDCRIPADNLLPGSQGLKSPLSCLTSARFGIAWGAMGALEAVLQTALDYTVDRTTFGKPIASRQLVQDKLVRMATDHSTGLLLAWRLGTLKDAGRMNFAQVSYAKRNNVRVALSGARLAREMLGGNGITTEYPVIRHMLNLETVDTYEGTHDIHTLIVGRHLTGQGALE, encoded by the coding sequence ATGATTGACGAATTTGCTGTCCACGAACTTCTGACCCCCGACGAGCGGCTGGTGCGCGAGAGTGTGCGGGCGTACTGCGACGCCGAACTCCTGCCGCAGATCGCCGCGTGGTGGGATGAGGGCAACCTGCCGGTACGGGACGTCATGCGCGGCTTTGGCGGGATGGGCCTGCTGGGGCCGACCACGCCGGAGGAGTACGGCGGTGCGGGCGTGACCTACAGCGCCTACGGCGCGATGATGTACGAGCTGGAGCGGGTGGACAGCGGTCTGCGCAGCGCGGCCAGCGTCCAGGGCAGCCTGGTGATGTACCCGATCCTGACCTTCGGCAGCGACGAACAGAAGCGCCGATGGCTGCCGGGTCTGGCTTCCGGGGAGCTGATCGGCTGCTTCGGCCTGACCGAACCCGACGGCGGCTCGGACCCCGGCGCGATGCGGACGCGTGCCCGCAAGGACGGAGACGAGTACGTCCTGAACGGCAACAAGATGTGGATTACCAACAGTCCTGAAGCCGACGTGGCCGTGGTCTGGGCCAAGGATGAGGAAGGAGTGATCCGGGGCTTCATCGTGCCCACCGACAGCCCTGGCTTCAAGGCCCCGGCGATCAAGCGCAAGATGAGTCTGCGCGCCAGCGTGACGGGCGAGATCGTGCTGGAGGACTGCCGTATTCCTGCCGACAATCTGCTGCCTGGCAGCCAAGGCCTTAAAAGCCCACTGTCATGCCTGACCAGTGCCCGTTTCGGCATTGCCTGGGGTGCGATGGGGGCGCTGGAAGCGGTGTTGCAGACGGCGCTGGACTACACGGTAGACCGCACCACCTTCGGCAAGCCCATCGCCTCACGGCAACTGGTGCAGGACAAGCTGGTCCGCATGGCGACGGACCACAGCACCGGGCTGTTGCTGGCTTGGCGACTGGGCACCCTCAAGGATGCGGGGCGCATGAACTTCGCGCAGGTCAGCTACGCCAAGCGCAACAATGTGCGGGTGGCCCTGTCCGGGGCGCGCCTGGCCCGCGAGATGCTGGGCGGCAATGGCATTACCACCGAGTACCCGGTGATCCGTCACATGTTGAATCTGGAAACCGTGGATACCTACGAGGGCACCCACGACATCCACACCCTGATCGTGGGCCGCCACCTGACCGGACAGGGCGCGCTGGAGTAG
- a CDS encoding lysophospholipid acyltransferase family protein, giving the protein MIPPPTPPPDEPVQLHFAPQGHAAQLKFGVLGRPLIWSALRRAGRLPEALDAQARSAFQRRFSSQVLGHLGVQLEVRGLRHIGAGPYLIAPLHEGIADVLCLLQLPLPMRFVARREIFGWPAVGPAITRLGHLPINPEHPLGGFRDLWRGAEAILGGGESLVVFPQGTVVGIQADFQRGVFEVARRVGAAILPVALSGTHRIWEHPFTPKLRYGQPVALTVLPPIAAQELQEGDLETLRVRTRRAVKTAALAPSSPSPRFFDPDRDGYWDGFRLEIDPDFSTLARKMERYRAAVRGSA; this is encoded by the coding sequence TTGATTCCGCCGCCCACGCCACCTCCCGACGAACCGGTTCAGTTGCACTTCGCTCCTCAGGGCCACGCTGCGCAGCTGAAATTTGGTGTGCTGGGTCGCCCATTGATCTGGAGTGCGCTGCGGCGGGCCGGGCGCCTGCCCGAGGCTCTGGACGCTCAGGCGCGCTCTGCATTCCAGCGGCGCTTCAGCAGTCAGGTGCTGGGTCATCTGGGCGTGCAGTTGGAAGTGCGTGGTCTGCGGCATATCGGCGCTGGCCCCTATCTGATCGCGCCATTGCACGAGGGCATCGCCGACGTGTTGTGCCTGCTGCAACTGCCGTTGCCGATGCGTTTCGTGGCCCGGCGAGAGATCTTCGGCTGGCCAGCGGTGGGACCGGCAATCACCCGCCTGGGGCACCTCCCGATTAACCCCGAACACCCGTTGGGCGGCTTCCGCGATCTGTGGCGGGGGGCCGAGGCCATCCTGGGCGGCGGTGAGAGCCTGGTGGTGTTCCCCCAGGGCACCGTGGTGGGCATTCAGGCCGATTTCCAGCGCGGCGTGTTCGAGGTGGCGCGGCGTGTGGGCGCTGCGATCCTGCCCGTCGCGCTCAGCGGCACGCACCGCATCTGGGAACATCCCTTCACGCCCAAGCTGCGCTACGGGCAGCCGGTGGCCCTGACTGTTCTGCCGCCCATTGCCGCCCAGGAGTTGCAGGAGGGCGATCTGGAAACCCTTCGCGTGCGCACCCGCCGCGCCGTGAAAACGGCGGCCCTGGCCCCGTCCTCGCCGTCCCCCCGGTTCTTCGATCCGGACCGGGACGGCTACTGGGACGGCTTTCGCCTCGAGATTGACCCTGATTTTTCCACGCTGGCGCGCAAGATGGAACGTTACCGCGCCGCCGTGCGGGGGAGCGCGTGA
- a CDS encoding Ohr family peroxiredoxin, whose translation MTQQSSADAALYTTSASAHGGRAGHVDSEDGQLNVRLAVPTELGGDGGAGSTPEQLFAAALAASFESAMGAVARAENYPEFGVMGVRATTALLKNGDAHDLTAVLDITLPGLTRDRAEHLVDQGQHICAFSRALKGKIDYRLHDA comes from the coding sequence ATGACCCAGCAATCCTCCGCCGATGCCGCCCTATACACCACCAGCGCTTCCGCCCACGGGGGACGCGCCGGACATGTCGACAGCGAGGACGGCCAGTTGAACGTCCGCCTGGCTGTACCGACCGAACTGGGCGGTGACGGCGGTGCAGGCAGCACCCCCGAGCAACTGTTCGCCGCCGCGCTGGCCGCCAGTTTCGAGAGCGCGATGGGCGCTGTCGCCCGCGCCGAGAACTATCCCGAATTTGGAGTGATGGGGGTGCGCGCCACCACAGCCCTGCTGAAAAATGGCGACGCGCATGACCTGACGGCGGTGCTGGACATCACCCTGCCAGGATTGACGCGGGACCGTGCGGAGCATCTGGTAGACCAGGGGCAGCATATCTGTGCTTTCAGCCGGGCCCTGAAGGGAAAGATCGATTACCGCCTGCACGACGCCTGA
- a CDS encoding methyltransferase domain-containing protein, which yields MNRDTPLPSAAFRRADETPDEQFYRQPRFVTHIDAGAIAAVTGLYREYFPAGGRILDLMSSWVSHLPPEVEYREVVGLGLNRAELEHNPRLTSYVVQNLNTAPQLPFANHSYEAAGITVSIDYLTDPVTVLRDLGRVLAPGGPVVISFSNRCFPTKAVAVWHTLDDAGHLQLVQHYLEQAGNWTDIVALDRSPRSARGSLTGDPLYAVVGRARG from the coding sequence ATGAACCGTGATACACCGCTGCCCAGTGCCGCCTTCCGCCGTGCCGACGAGACGCCGGACGAGCAGTTCTACCGCCAGCCACGTTTTGTGACGCACATTGATGCCGGGGCCATCGCGGCGGTCACCGGGCTATACCGCGAATACTTCCCTGCAGGCGGACGTATCCTTGACCTGATGTCCAGCTGGGTCAGCCACCTGCCGCCCGAAGTGGAGTACCGGGAGGTAGTAGGTCTAGGTCTGAACCGCGCCGAGCTGGAGCACAACCCGCGCCTGACCTCGTACGTCGTACAGAACTTGAACACGGCGCCCCAACTCCCGTTCGCCAACCACAGCTACGAGGCAGCGGGCATCACGGTGTCCATTGACTACTTGACCGATCCGGTGACGGTCCTGCGCGATCTGGGGCGGGTGTTGGCGCCCGGCGGCCCGGTGGTAATCAGTTTCTCCAACCGCTGCTTTCCCACCAAGGCGGTGGCGGTCTGGCATACGCTGGACGACGCAGGTCACCTGCAACTGGTCCAGCATTACCTGGAGCAGGCAGGGAACTGGACCGATATCGTCGCCCTGGACCGCAGTCCTCGCTCAGCGCGGGGCAGCCTGACCGGAGACCCCCTTTACGCCGTGGTGGGCCGGGCGCGTGGTTGA
- a CDS encoding zinc-dependent alcohol dehydrogenase family protein encodes MKAVVYEQFGIRPEVRTVPDPAPEADGVVLRVEASGVCRSDWHGWMGHDPDIALPHVPGHEIAGTVVAVGRDVTRWREGDRVTLPFVSGCGRCPQCQAGHQQVCRDQFQPGFTAWGSFAQYVALRYAEGNLVRLPDGLDFVTAASLGCRFATSFRAVVQQGRVRGGEWLAVHGCGGVGLSAVMIARALGARVIAVDIGADKLRRAAELGAEVSLNSREVDVVAAIREVTGGGAHVSLDALGHAQTCADSILCLRTQGRHVQVGLLLADQGRPRLPMDAVIARELTIYGSHGMAAHAYPEMLGMIESRLLRPDRLIGARLTLEESVAALTQMDSFSGTGVQVIDRFH; translated from the coding sequence ATGAAAGCCGTCGTCTATGAGCAATTTGGAATACGCCCCGAAGTGCGGACTGTGCCGGACCCCGCTCCAGAGGCGGACGGCGTGGTGCTGCGGGTGGAGGCTTCCGGCGTGTGCCGTAGCGACTGGCACGGCTGGATGGGACATGACCCCGATATCGCCCTGCCACACGTCCCCGGTCATGAGATTGCCGGTACCGTGGTGGCCGTCGGCAGGGACGTCACCCGCTGGCGCGAGGGCGACCGGGTGACGTTGCCTTTCGTGTCGGGCTGTGGGCGCTGCCCGCAGTGTCAGGCCGGGCACCAACAGGTGTGCCGGGACCAGTTCCAGCCGGGCTTCACGGCCTGGGGATCGTTCGCCCAATATGTTGCCCTGCGTTACGCCGAGGGCAATCTGGTGCGTCTGCCAGATGGTCTGGATTTCGTGACGGCAGCCAGCCTGGGCTGCCGCTTCGCCACGTCCTTCCGCGCGGTGGTTCAGCAGGGCCGGGTGCGGGGCGGTGAATGGTTGGCCGTCCACGGCTGCGGCGGAGTGGGCCTGTCGGCGGTGATGATTGCCCGCGCACTGGGCGCACGGGTGATCGCGGTAGACATCGGAGCGGACAAGCTGCGGCGGGCAGCAGAACTGGGGGCAGAGGTCAGCCTCAACAGCCGGGAGGTGGACGTGGTGGCTGCCATTCGCGAGGTCACGGGTGGCGGCGCACACGTCTCGCTGGATGCGCTGGGGCATGCCCAGACCTGTGCTGACTCCATCCTGTGCCTGCGGACCCAGGGGCGGCATGTGCAGGTGGGCCTGCTCCTGGCTGATCAGGGGCGTCCGCGTCTGCCGATGGACGCGGTGATCGCCAGGGAACTGACGATCTACGGCAGCCATGGGATGGCCGCACACGCCTACCCGGAGATGCTGGGCATGATCGAGAGCAGACTGCTGCGTCCGGATCGCCTGATTGGCGCACGGCTGACGCTGGAGGAATCAGTGGCCGCGCTGACCCAGATGGACTCGTTCAGCGGCACTGGGGTCCAGGTCATCGACCGCTTTCATTAA